TGCTCGTATGTATAGGAACTGAAATGTATAGAAGTTAGGTATAAGGACTAAAACAAAAAGCTGGTGCAGACATAGGGATCAAATGATATCTGCCGAATTTTGTTGTCTTATTTACTTTATGTACATGTGTCACAGTTTTTTGACGGATATGGATATCACGGGACATCATTTGAGCAGATATATCGATGCTACCCAGCTTCTTTTATTGAAAAGGTTCACATTCTTTTCAGGCATTCATTAGTAATACTGCATATTATAGAATGAGTAAAAGTTCATGGACTTTTACTTTCCATTTTGAACTTATAATCCACTATTAAATAATATTGCTTTCAGCAAACTAATATTAGCCATGActtatatagttttttattgTTATGATTTTTTACATATTGTTTCTAGTATATGGCTATATATCTGTATATGTGCTATATATGGTATTTTATGTGGAGTTTCCTATGGTGTGAGCTCCACTGTGCATGGTTGTCTCTGCGTAAGTGTAAGGTGTGGAAAACAGACTAGAGGGTGGTGTGCACAAAGGCTCTCTTATCTTATTAGTGAAGACAAGAGGCCTGAGAGATAAGGAACAgatgaacaaattaaaattatgatgAGAGAGAAGGAACAgttgaacaaattaaaattatgatgAGAGAGAAGGAACAgatgaacaaattaaaattatgatgAGAGAGAAGGAACAgatgaacaaattaaaattacgATGTGTTTTGTCTTGTTAAGGGAAAGTACGTTTGCATTAAATGTAGAAAATTGGAATTTTGATTAGACTGTCAAGTTTATTAATGTAGATTGAAACCCATTTTGGTTTAAAGATCAAAATTATTATACCTCCTTTATATCCTTGAACATAAGAATCTGTTGTATAAAGCAAATATTTGGATGCTGGTTGGAAATATAGAATGTGGAAGCATGGAATGTCAAACCTTGAGATGGAAATTTAAGATATTCAATTAAAGTGACtttaatatatattgtttattgTATGAGTTATGACATTCTTAAATTGAAACCAATTTTGTAAGTTTAAATTATCtgatttttttgtctttctatttttttccctCTTAATACCGCAGCCCCAAATTGAAAGTGGTGACAAAAGTAAGTTTTCATGTCCATACTAGttcttttgttttctaaaatatCCTTTCCGCACCTATCTAATGTCAAAATTCAATTCTTGCCATGCCTCAGTTATAATGCCTCCATCGGCCCTTGATCGTCTCGGTTAGTTGTCACTGTTgaactgttttttattttgcttaCATCTAATCAAGATGAACATATATACTAAGAGTGAAATTCTAATGCCAACTTTTGTCTGCAGCATCTCTGCATATTGATTACCCAATGTTGTTTGAACTGCGTAACGATGCCGTAGAACGGGTTTCTCATTGTGGTGTTCTTGAGTTCATTGCAGAGGAAGGCATGATATACATGCCATACTGGGTAGGCATTCCAAAGTAATTGTTTGTGAATATTGTTGTAAGCTTGTTTCACCAAATATGGTTCTGCTTTGATGGAGAACATGCCAAAGTAATTGCTTTTATCCGGTTACATACACAGATGATGGAGAACATGCTTTTACAAGAGGGGGACATTGTTAAAGTGAAAAATGTGACACTTCCAAAGGGGACGTATGTTAAGTTACAGCCCCACACAAAGGACTTCTTGGATATTTCCAATCCTAAAGCTATGTGAGTTGATGTTTGTTAGGTTAGATTGTAAAGCTATGGTATTTCCCTGCTGATgagtttttcttttgaaaaggCAATAGCTCcaatttctttcttctttgcaAATTGATATTTGTATCTTCTCATACCATCTTTCCAGGACATTCCCACTGCTTGATGTTATATCAATTACACACACTACAACTACAATGGTTTATGGTATTTGATGCATTGTGGTTTTTGggattttttgtattttgtatgTGTTCTTTAATGTGGTAATGTGGTTACAATCTTAGAAGTTGGTCATGTAAGTATTCCACATAACTATATCTAATATGTTTTAGAGCTAAGGTCAGCATGTGAATTTCTTGTCCACATGTGATATGGGGATGTAGAGTTTTATTGTCGTTGCCATGTGGTTTGTGTTGTTTTAATTCTATCTTCTAGTCCTCTGTTAGTTcagttttgtatttatttttgtacagTGACTTAAGGTAGatcttcatttatatattgtACCTTTTATGCAGCTTAGAAACAACACTGAGGAATTTTTCCTGCTTGACTACTGGAGATAGCATTATGGTGGCTTACAACAACAAGAAATACTACATAGATATTATAGAAACCAAGCCTGACAATGCCATAAGCATAATTGAGACAGACTGTGAGGTGGACTTTGCTCCTCCCTTGGATTACAAGGAACCTGAAAAGCCGATTGCACCCTTTCCTACTGGAAAGGCACCAGTGACTGGTATGCACTTGTTTGATGGATGTTTGCCATAATGTCTCTTTGGATGGAAGTTCTTTTACTGTGTGATGGTGTGACATGTTTCTGTATTGGAAGCTCAGTTAATAAATTAAAGTATCTAAAGCTCCTAGTGTGGAgaataatgtcctttacaattatTAATTATGCTTAATTGGTTTGCTATATTACTGGAACGTCAGTGCTGAACATTAAAGTAAGAagtttttcttaaaagaaaacTGAGGGTGTAGCTGCTGACAAGTGTACACGTTCCTCCTTGCAGCTGAGGATACCCCTGCTGAAACTGAGCCCAAGTTCAACCCATTTTCTGGAACTGGGAGACGCTTGGATGGAAAACCTTTGAATTATCAGCCTCCTGCAGTTTCTTCTTCCTCAGGGTCCAAGGACAAGAAAACTGATATCCCAAATGTCAATTCGCAGTCTTCTACAAGTTCTAGCTCACAAAGTAATGCTCGTCAATCTCAGGGCAAGCTTGTATTTGGGTCAAATGCAAACCGTACTAAAGAGACGACAGGAAAGGTAATTTGCTGTTTGACTACATTTTGGTAATGTTTCAATTCATTTCCGGATTCCACATCTACCCTCCTTTGCATGGCAATTGATGGACTGCTAACTTTCACATCTTCCGTCTGTGCAGGCAAAAGAGCCAAAACAAGAGCCACCTAAAGAGACCGAAGAGTCGAAATTTCAAGCTTTTACAGGGAAGAAGTATTCTTTACGGGGTTAATTTCATTTCAgtcaattaaatgtttttttttatctttaaggTAAGTTACTTTGTTGATCTATGCATGGATCCATGTCTATTGCAAAAAACttgtatttttttgtattataagCAGTAGATAGACCAGTAGACCCCAAAGAAAATACTTAGATTGTCGTGATTACTTGTGAATGAAGTTATTGCCATCTCTAGGGAGATTTGTTCATGATCTGGCAATCTAAATTCTGGTTTGCTCGTATTAGATTTTATCAAGGTAATTCCTCCGATCCTTTAATCTTTTCAATGGTAATTGAATCTTAACTTGCGGTCATTTCTCGCACCTGTAGTGACCAATTCCATGTTTCTGGTAGCGATTAGCGTCTTTCTTTGAATATGAAATCTAAAGCTATGGAGTTTCTTTCTTAGAATCGAAAATAAACTCTATCAAATGAAAACAATTGATGTTTTTTAGCTACTCTAAACCGTataattttagatataaaataCATATTTCATTTGTAAATTTATCTGATCCTATGTTCAGAGCTTTCTTGATCTTGTGTTTCCTTTTATTTAGTGAAGTAAAGAAACTAATTATTCACTTATCTGATTGCTGTAATAAATAAGAGTGTTTAAAATATCTGTACTTCAATTTATAAACTcgattttcttttcaaattataCTCAAGAAATTACATATGCTTTTAATATAttgataataattaatatattttacacTTATAAATGAGTTCAAtggttaataaattaataaggTGAAAAAGTGTTATTCTAAATTTTCgtatatataattttagaattaaatatattttgtctCTATATTATATCACAAAATTAATTTtcgttttttatttaaactctATCAATTAAATACTTGTAATATGTATATAAATCAATTAAGTGGAATTGATAGATTCTATTTTATCAATCCATTCTTATTAagtgtaataaatattttatatacagaaatacatatttcaattatttttatattataaataaagtttgaatcagattcaaaaacaattttatattataataaaaatataaaaaataataatatatttaactcATAATAAACTTTTCATTTATTTGCTAAACTTTCATGCAATTTTTAAAGTCTCAAGTAGCACATCCATCAATTTTAACAAACAGTAGATGATATCCAACTA
The sequence above is a segment of the Phaseolus vulgaris cultivar G19833 chromosome 2, P. vulgaris v2.0, whole genome shotgun sequence genome. Coding sequences within it:
- the LOC137812954 gene encoding uncharacterized protein isoform X2 — translated: MLFELRNDAVERVSHCGVLEFIAEEGMIYMPYWMMENMLLQEGDIVKVKNVTLPKGTYVKLQPHTKDFLDISNPKAILETTLRNFSCLTTGDSIMVAYNNKKYYIDIIETKPDNAISIIETDCEVDFAPPLDYKEPEKPIAPFPTGKAPVTAEDTPAETEPKFNPFSGTGRRLDGKPLNYQPPAVSSSSGSKDKKTDIPNVNSQSSTSSSSQSNARQSQGKLVFGSNANRTKETTGKAKEPKQEPPKETEESKFQAFTGKKYSLRG
- the LOC137812954 gene encoding uncharacterized protein isoform X1, yielding MFFDGYGYHGTSFEQIYRCYPASFIEKPQIESGDKIIMPPSALDRLASLHIDYPMLFELRNDAVERVSHCGVLEFIAEEGMIYMPYWMMENMLLQEGDIVKVKNVTLPKGTYVKLQPHTKDFLDISNPKAILETTLRNFSCLTTGDSIMVAYNNKKYYIDIIETKPDNAISIIETDCEVDFAPPLDYKEPEKPIAPFPTGKAPVTAEDTPAETEPKFNPFSGTGRRLDGKPLNYQPPAVSSSSGSKDKKTDIPNVNSQSSTSSSSQSNARQSQGKLVFGSNANRTKETTGKAKEPKQEPPKETEESKFQAFTGKKYSLRG